From Pseudomonas sp. B21-028, one genomic window encodes:
- a CDS encoding Hsp20 family protein, whose amino-acid sequence MSTAFSLAPLFRSSVGFDRFNDLFETALRNEPGSSYPPYNVEKYGDDEYRIVVAAAGFREEDLDLQVEKGVLTISGGKREASNDSVTYLHQGIAQRAFKLSFRLADHIEIKSAGLSNGLLSIDLLRVVPEEAKAKRIPINGAQQQPALQN is encoded by the coding sequence ATGAGTACTGCATTTTCGCTGGCCCCTCTGTTCCGTTCCTCGGTGGGCTTCGACCGTTTCAACGACCTGTTCGAAACCGCCCTGCGCAACGAACCGGGCAGCAGCTATCCACCCTACAACGTGGAAAAATACGGTGATGATGAATACCGTATCGTAGTCGCCGCCGCTGGCTTCCGGGAAGAAGACCTGGACCTGCAGGTGGAAAAAGGTGTGCTGACCATCAGCGGTGGCAAGCGTGAGGCCAGCAACGACAGCGTGACCTACCTGCATCAGGGCATCGCCCAGCGTGCATTCAAGCTGTCCTTCCGCTTGGCGGATCATATTGAGATCAAGTCCGCCGGCCTGAGCAACGGTCTGTTGAGTATCGACCTGTTGCGGGTGGTTCCGGAAGAGGCGAAAGCCAAGCGCATCCCGATCAACGGTGCGCAGCAGCAACCCGCGCTGCAGAACTGA
- a CDS encoding tRNA-dihydrouridine synthase, which yields MQIALAPMEGLVDNILRDVLTRVGGIDWCVTEFIRVNDRLLTPAYFHKLAPELLTGARTAAGVPLRVQLLGSDPVCLAENAALACELGSEVVDLNFGCPAKTVNKSRGGAVLLKEPELLNQIVEHVRRAVPKHIPVTAKMRLGFDSPDGALVCATALAEGGAAHIVVHARTKTDGYKPPAHWEWIPRVQEVVKVPVFANGDIWSVEDWRRCREISGVEDIMLGRGLVSRPDLARQITAARAGEEVVQMSWAELQPMLQDFWGQVVEQLTPRQAPGRLKQWLAMLTRNYPEAVELFTALRRETELDAVGHLLGMQRTEAA from the coding sequence ATGCAAATTGCCCTGGCGCCCATGGAGGGGTTGGTCGACAACATCCTGCGGGACGTCCTGACGCGCGTCGGTGGTATCGACTGGTGCGTGACCGAGTTCATCCGCGTCAATGACCGCCTGCTCACACCGGCCTATTTCCACAAGCTCGCCCCCGAACTGCTGACCGGCGCGCGGACCGCTGCCGGCGTGCCGCTGCGGGTGCAGTTGCTGGGTTCCGACCCGGTGTGCCTGGCGGAAAACGCGGCACTGGCCTGTGAGTTGGGTTCAGAGGTGGTCGACCTGAATTTCGGCTGCCCGGCCAAGACAGTGAACAAGTCCCGGGGCGGCGCGGTGTTGCTCAAGGAGCCGGAACTGCTCAACCAGATCGTCGAACACGTGCGTCGCGCCGTGCCGAAACACATTCCGGTCACCGCCAAGATGCGCCTGGGCTTCGATAGTCCGGACGGCGCGCTGGTCTGCGCCACGGCGCTGGCCGAAGGCGGGGCGGCGCACATCGTTGTGCATGCGCGGACCAAGACTGACGGCTACAAGCCGCCGGCCCACTGGGAATGGATCCCCCGGGTTCAGGAAGTGGTCAAGGTGCCGGTGTTCGCCAACGGGGATATCTGGAGCGTCGAAGATTGGCGTCGTTGCCGTGAGATCAGCGGCGTAGAGGACATCATGCTCGGTCGTGGCCTGGTTTCCCGTCCGGACCTGGCCCGGCAGATCACCGCCGCTCGCGCCGGTGAAGAGGTGGTGCAGATGTCCTGGGCCGAGCTGCAGCCGATGCTCCAGGATTTCTGGGGACAAGTGGTCGAACAGCTGACCCCACGTCAGGCGCCTGGGCGGTTGAAGCAATGGCTGGCGATGTTGACCCGCAATTATCCCGAGGCGGTCGAGCTGTTTACCGCGCTGCGCAGGGAAACCGAGCTCGATGCCGTGGGTCATTTGCTAGGTATGCAGCGCACTGAAGCGGCCTGA
- a CDS encoding thioesterase family protein: MGWDRATPFIIDLQVAAEDIDGLGHANNAVYVTWLERCAWRHSQRLGLDLAEYRRLDRAMAVVRHEIDYLAAAYEGDELQLATWIVDWDQRLKMSRHFQLIRPSDNATLLRAQTSFVCIELSTGKPKRMPPEFIEGYGPALEACGTVGILAS; encoded by the coding sequence ATGGGCTGGGATCGGGCAACACCGTTCATCATTGATCTTCAAGTAGCCGCCGAAGACATCGACGGGCTGGGCCACGCCAACAACGCGGTTTACGTCACCTGGCTCGAACGCTGTGCCTGGCGTCATTCCCAGCGCCTGGGGCTGGATCTGGCGGAGTATCGCCGGCTGGACCGGGCGATGGCGGTGGTGCGCCATGAAATCGATTACCTGGCGGCCGCCTACGAAGGCGACGAGCTGCAACTGGCCACCTGGATCGTCGACTGGGACCAGCGACTGAAGATGAGCCGGCATTTCCAACTGATCCGCCCCAGCGACAACGCCACCTTGCTGCGGGCGCAGACCTCATTCGTCTGCATCGAGCTCTCCACCGGCAAACCCAAGCGCATGCCGCCGGAGTTCATCGAAGGCTACGGCCCGGCGCTGGAGGCCTGTGGCACAGTTGGCATCCTCGCCAGCTGA
- a CDS encoding alpha/beta fold hydrolase — protein sequence MDRLSWIRGVNGTLGRVAPRLVAKKMRALFMRPRNLPPRDWELPLLATSERITLRFGLSALRWGKGPTVLLMHGWEGRPTQFAALITALVEAGYMVVALDGPAHGRSPGREANVLLFARAMLEAAAELPPLQAVIGHSMGGASAMLAVQLGLRTETLVSIAAPARILGVLRGFARLVGLPPHARSAFIRQVENDVGMRASKMDVAHYQLDVPGLIVHAEDDTSVSVKESQLIHEAWFDSRLLRLPQGGHQRVLADPRVIDGVLSLLAGRNLQARQSA from the coding sequence ATGGACAGATTGAGCTGGATTCGTGGTGTCAATGGCACGCTGGGGCGGGTAGCTCCGCGTTTGGTGGCAAAGAAGATGCGCGCACTGTTCATGCGTCCCCGGAACCTGCCGCCACGGGACTGGGAACTGCCATTGCTGGCAACCTCCGAGCGCATCACCTTGCGCTTCGGTCTTTCTGCCCTGCGCTGGGGCAAAGGCCCGACCGTCTTGCTGATGCATGGCTGGGAAGGGCGACCCACGCAGTTCGCCGCACTGATCACGGCGCTGGTGGAGGCTGGTTATATGGTAGTGGCGCTGGACGGTCCGGCCCATGGCCGCTCACCTGGTCGCGAGGCGAATGTCCTGCTGTTCGCCAGGGCGATGCTTGAAGCCGCGGCCGAACTGCCGCCGCTGCAAGCGGTGATCGGGCATTCCATGGGCGGGGCCAGTGCCATGCTCGCGGTCCAGTTGGGGTTGCGCACCGAGACGCTGGTCAGTATCGCCGCACCTGCGCGCATCCTTGGGGTGCTGCGCGGCTTCGCCCGGCTGGTGGGCCTGCCGCCCCACGCGCGTTCGGCCTTCATTCGTCAGGTGGAAAACGATGTGGGCATGCGCGCCTCGAAGATGGACGTTGCGCATTATCAGCTGGATGTGCCGGGGTTGATCGTCCACGCCGAGGACGACACGTCCGTCTCGGTCAAGGAGTCGCAGCTGATTCACGAGGCCTGGTTCGACAGCCGCCTGCTGCGCTTGCCCCAGGGCGGGCACCAGCGGGTGCTGGCCGATCCCCGGGTCATCGATGGCGTGTTATCACTGTTGGCCGGGCGCAATCTGCAAGCACGGCAATCGGCCTGA
- a CDS encoding TetR/AcrR family transcriptional regulator, which translates to MSDKKAQTRERIIKAASDALIQRGPVEPSVGDVMGAAGLTVGGFYAHFESKDALMLEAFKQLLSRRRGLIADMDAELTGEERRALVAAFYLSRKHRDSTENACPIPASIGELGRLPDPFREVLNEHIELMAAQLAASPEDADKALADIALMVGGLALARALGPGELSDRVLRAAKSAMR; encoded by the coding sequence ATGAGCGATAAAAAAGCACAGACCCGTGAACGCATTATCAAGGCCGCCAGCGATGCGCTGATCCAGCGCGGTCCGGTCGAGCCGAGCGTGGGCGACGTCATGGGCGCGGCCGGGCTGACAGTGGGCGGGTTCTACGCCCATTTCGAAAGCAAGGATGCGTTGATGCTGGAAGCTTTCAAGCAACTGCTCAGCCGGCGTCGCGGTTTGATCGCCGACATGGATGCCGAGCTGACCGGCGAAGAGCGGCGAGCCCTGGTGGCAGCGTTTTACCTGTCACGCAAGCATCGGGACTCTACCGAAAACGCCTGTCCGATTCCGGCATCGATTGGTGAACTGGGACGGCTGCCGGATCCGTTTCGTGAAGTGCTCAACGAACACATTGAGTTAATGGCCGCGCAATTGGCGGCCAGCCCGGAAGATGCCGACAAGGCCCTCGCCGACATTGCCTTGATGGTAGGTGGCCTGGCGCTGGCCCGGGCATTGGGCCCGGGAGAGTTATCGGATCGTGTTCTGCGCGCCGCCAAATCCGCGATGCGGTGA
- the gltX gene encoding glutamate--tRNA ligase, with protein sequence MTTVRTRIAPSPTGDPHVGTAYIALFNYCFAKQHGGEFILRIEDTDQLRSTRESEQQIFDALRWLGIDWSEGPDVGGPHGPYRQSERGDIYKQYCQQLVDMGHAFPCFCTAEELDQMRAEQMARGETPRYDGRALLLSKEEVARRLAAGEPHVIRMKVPSEGVCVVPDMLRGDVEIPWDRMDMQVLMKTDGLPTYFLANVVDDHLMGITHVLRGEEWLPSAPKLILLYEYFGWEQPQLCYMPLLRNPDKSKLSKRKNPTSVTFYERMGFMPEAMLNYLGRMGWSMPDEREKFSLQEMVEHFDLSRVSLGGPIFDIEKLSWLNGQWLRDLPVEEFAARVQKWALNPEYMMKIAPHVQGRVETFSQIAPLAGFFFAGGVTPDAKLFESKKLSGDQVRQLMQLILWKLESLRQWEKDSITATIQAVVESLELKLRDAMPLMFAAITGQASSVSVLDAMEILGPDLTRFRLRQAIDLLGGVSKKENKEWEKLLGAIA encoded by the coding sequence ATGACCACCGTCCGTACCCGCATCGCGCCTTCGCCCACTGGCGATCCCCATGTCGGCACCGCCTACATCGCTTTGTTCAACTATTGCTTTGCCAAGCAGCACGGCGGTGAGTTCATCCTGCGGATCGAGGACACCGACCAGTTGCGTTCGACGCGCGAGTCCGAACAGCAGATTTTCGACGCCCTGCGCTGGCTCGGCATCGACTGGAGCGAAGGCCCGGACGTTGGCGGCCCACACGGCCCGTACCGGCAAAGCGAGCGTGGCGACATCTACAAGCAGTATTGCCAGCAACTGGTGGATATGGGGCACGCGTTTCCCTGCTTCTGCACGGCTGAAGAGCTGGACCAGATGCGCGCCGAGCAGATGGCCCGCGGTGAGACCCCGCGCTACGACGGCCGCGCGCTGCTGCTGTCCAAGGAAGAAGTCGCCCGGCGCCTGGCCGCCGGCGAGCCCCATGTGATCCGCATGAAGGTGCCGAGCGAAGGCGTCTGCGTGGTGCCGGACATGCTGCGTGGCGATGTCGAGATCCCGTGGGATCGCATGGACATGCAGGTGTTGATGAAGACCGACGGCTTGCCGACGTACTTCCTGGCGAACGTGGTCGACGACCACCTGATGGGCATCACCCACGTATTGCGCGGTGAAGAATGGCTGCCATCGGCGCCGAAACTGATCCTGCTCTACGAATACTTCGGCTGGGAGCAACCGCAGCTGTGCTACATGCCGCTGTTGCGTAACCCGGACAAGAGCAAGCTGTCCAAGCGCAAGAACCCGACCTCGGTGACATTCTACGAGCGCATGGGCTTCATGCCCGAGGCGATGCTCAATTACCTGGGCCGCATGGGTTGGTCGATGCCGGACGAGCGCGAGAAGTTCTCGCTGCAGGAAATGGTCGAGCATTTCGACCTGTCGCGGGTGTCCCTGGGCGGTCCGATCTTCGACATCGAAAAACTGTCCTGGCTCAACGGCCAGTGGCTGCGCGATCTGCCGGTGGAAGAATTCGCCGCACGCGTGCAGAAGTGGGCATTGAACCCCGAGTACATGATGAAGATCGCGCCCCACGTGCAGGGCAGGGTGGAGACGTTCAGCCAGATCGCGCCGCTGGCCGGCTTCTTTTTTGCCGGTGGCGTGACGCCGGATGCGAAGCTGTTCGAATCCAAGAAACTCTCGGGCGATCAGGTGCGCCAGTTGATGCAATTGATCCTGTGGAAGCTCGAAAGCCTGCGTCAATGGGAAAAGGACAGCATCACCGCGACCATCCAGGCCGTGGTCGAATCCCTGGAGCTGAAATTGCGCGACGCCATGCCGCTGATGTTTGCCGCCATTACCGGCCAGGCCAGCTCGGTGTCGGTGCTCGATGCGATGGAAATCCTGGGGCCGGACCTGACCCGTTTCCGCCTGCGCCAGGCCATCGATCTGCTCGGTGGCGTGTCGAAGAAGGAAAACAAGGAGTGGGAAAAACTGCTGGGCGCGATTGCCTAA
- the uvrB gene encoding excinuclease ABC subunit UvrB, which translates to MSEFQLVTRFQPAGDQPEAIRLMVEGIEAGLAHQTLLGVTGSGKTFSIANVIAQVQRPTLVLAPNKTLAAQLYGEFKAFFPNNAVEYFVSYYDYYQPEAYVPSSDTFIEKDASINDHIEQMRLSATKALLERKDAIIVTTVSCIYGLGSPETYLKMVLHVDRGDKLDQRALLRRLADLQYTRNDMDFARATFRVRGDVIDIYPAESDLEAIRIELFDDEVESISAFDPLTGEVIRKLPRFTFYPKSHYVTPRETLLDAIDGIKAELQERLEYLRSNNKLVEAQRLEQRTRFDLEMILELGYCNGIENYSRYLSGRPAGAPPPTLYDYLPADALLVIDESHVSVPQVGAMYKGDRSRKETLVEYGFRLPSALDNRPMRFDEWESVSPQTIFVSATPGNYEAEHAGRVVEQVVRPTGLVDPQVEVRPALTQVDDLLSEINKRVAIEERVLVTTLTKRMAEDLTDYLADHGVRVRYLHSDIDTVERVEIIRDLRLGTFDVVVGINLLREGLDMPEVSLVAILDADKEGFLRSERSLIQTIGRAARNLNGRAILYADRITGSMERAIGETERRRDKQIAFNLANGITPKGVFKDVADIMEGATVPGSRSKKRKGMAKAAEESARYEAELRSPSEITKRIRQLEEKMYQLARDLEFEAAAQLRDEIGKLRERLLTV; encoded by the coding sequence ATGTCTGAATTCCAGCTAGTCACCCGATTCCAGCCCGCTGGCGACCAGCCGGAAGCCATCCGCCTGATGGTCGAAGGTATCGAAGCGGGGCTGGCCCACCAGACGTTGCTCGGTGTGACCGGTTCGGGCAAGACCTTCAGCATCGCCAACGTGATCGCCCAGGTGCAGCGCCCGACCCTGGTGCTGGCGCCGAACAAGACCCTGGCGGCGCAGCTGTACGGTGAGTTCAAGGCGTTTTTCCCGAACAACGCGGTGGAGTACTTCGTCTCGTATTACGACTACTACCAGCCGGAAGCCTACGTGCCGTCGTCGGATACCTTCATCGAGAAGGATGCCTCGATCAACGACCACATCGAACAGATGCGACTGTCGGCGACCAAGGCGTTGCTCGAACGCAAGGACGCGATCATCGTCACCACGGTGTCGTGTATCTATGGCCTGGGCAGCCCGGAAACGTACCTGAAGATGGTGCTGCACGTGGATCGCGGCGACAAACTCGACCAGCGTGCCTTGCTGCGCCGCCTCGCGGACCTGCAATACACCCGCAACGACATGGACTTCGCCCGGGCGACGTTCCGGGTGCGCGGCGATGTAATCGACATCTACCCGGCGGAATCCGACCTGGAGGCGATCCGCATCGAGCTGTTCGATGACGAAGTGGAGAGCATTTCGGCGTTCGATCCGCTGACCGGCGAGGTGATCCGCAAGCTGCCGCGTTTCACCTTCTACCCCAAGAGCCATTACGTCACGCCACGGGAAACCCTGCTGGACGCCATTGACGGGATCAAGGCCGAGCTCCAGGAACGCCTGGAGTACCTGCGCTCGAACAACAAACTGGTGGAAGCCCAGCGCCTTGAGCAGCGGACCCGGTTCGACCTGGAGATGATCCTCGAGCTGGGCTACTGCAACGGCATCGAAAACTATTCGCGCTACCTGTCGGGTCGCCCGGCGGGTGCGCCGCCTCCGACCTTGTATGACTACCTGCCGGCCGATGCCTTGCTGGTGATCGACGAATCCCACGTCAGCGTGCCCCAGGTCGGCGCGATGTACAAAGGCGACCGGTCCCGCAAGGAAACCCTGGTGGAATACGGTTTCCGCCTGCCTTCGGCGCTGGACAACCGGCCGATGCGCTTCGATGAATGGGAAAGCGTGAGCCCGCAGACCATCTTCGTCTCGGCCACCCCCGGTAACTACGAGGCCGAGCATGCCGGCCGGGTGGTCGAGCAGGTCGTGCGGCCGACCGGCCTGGTGGACCCGCAAGTCGAAGTGCGCCCGGCACTGACCCAGGTCGATGACCTGCTGTCGGAAATCAACAAGCGCGTGGCCATCGAAGAGCGGGTCCTGGTGACCACCCTGACCAAGCGCATGGCCGAGGACCTCACCGATTACCTGGCCGACCATGGCGTGCGGGTGCGATACCTGCACTCGGACATCGACACGGTGGAGCGGGTCGAGATCATCCGCGACCTGCGCCTGGGCACCTTCGACGTGGTGGTGGGCATCAACCTGCTGCGCGAAGGCCTGGACATGCCGGAAGTGTCGCTGGTGGCGATCCTCGACGCTGACAAGGAGGGGTTCCTGCGTTCCGAGCGTTCGCTGATCCAGACCATCGGTCGGGCGGCGCGTAACCTCAACGGCCGGGCGATCCTGTATGCCGACCGCATCACCGGCTCCATGGAACGGGCCATCGGCGAGACCGAGCGCCGTCGTGACAAGCAGATCGCCTTCAACCTGGCCAACGGCATCACGCCCAAAGGGGTGTTCAAGGACGTGGCCGACATCATGGAAGGTGCCACCGTGCCCGGTTCGCGCAGCAAGAAGCGCAAGGGCATGGCCAAGGCCGCCGAAGAGAGCGCCCGCTACGAAGCGGAACTGCGCTCGCCAAGCGAAATCACCAAGCGCATCCGGCAGTTGGAAGAGAAGATGTACCAACTGGCCCGGGACCTGGAGTTCGAGGCGGCGGCGCAGTTGCGGGACGAGATTGGCAAGTTGCGTGAGCGGTTGCTGACTGTCTGA
- a CDS encoding amino acid aminotransferase, translating into MSLFSAVELAPRDPILGLNEAFNADTRTDKVNLGVGVYCNEEGRIPLLRAVVEAETIRVAQHVSRGYLPIDGIAAYDQAVQTLLFGKDSPLIASGRVITTQAVGGTGALKIGADFLKQLLPDAVVAISDPSWENHRALFETAGFPVQNYRYYDAATHDVNRTGLLEDLNALPDRSIVVLHACCHNPTGVDLSPEDWKNVLAVVKAKNHVPFLDMAYQGFGDGIDEDAAAVRLFAESGLTFFASSSFSKSFSLYGERVGALSIVSESKEESARVLSQVKRVIRTNYSNPPTHGASIVAAVLNSPELRAQWEAELAEMRLRIRGMRNQMVDMLAKAAPHRDFSFVARQRGMFSYSGLTVEQVTRLRNEFGIYALDTGRICVAALNQNNIDAVTKAIVQVI; encoded by the coding sequence ATGAGCCTGTTTTCCGCTGTCGAATTGGCACCCCGCGACCCAATCCTGGGCCTCAACGAAGCATTCAACGCCGACACCCGTACCGATAAGGTCAACCTGGGCGTGGGTGTTTACTGCAATGAAGAGGGGCGTATTCCGCTTCTGCGCGCCGTTGTCGAAGCCGAGACGATTCGCGTGGCTCAGCACGTTTCCCGTGGCTACCTGCCGATCGACGGCATCGCGGCCTATGATCAGGCGGTCCAGACCCTGCTGTTCGGCAAGGACTCGCCACTGATCGCCTCCGGCCGCGTCATTACCACCCAGGCCGTGGGCGGCACTGGCGCACTGAAGATCGGTGCCGACTTCCTCAAGCAATTGCTGCCTGACGCCGTCGTGGCCATCAGCGACCCGAGCTGGGAAAACCACCGCGCCCTGTTCGAAACCGCCGGTTTCCCCGTACAGAACTACCGCTACTACGACGCCGCCACTCACGACGTGAACCGTACCGGCCTGCTCGAAGACCTCAACGCCCTGCCCGACCGTTCGATCGTTGTGCTGCACGCCTGCTGCCACAACCCGACCGGCGTGGACCTGAGCCCCGAGGACTGGAAAAACGTACTGGCCGTGGTCAAGGCCAAGAACCATGTGCCGTTCCTGGACATGGCCTACCAGGGCTTTGGCGACGGCATCGACGAAGACGCGGCAGCCGTGCGCCTGTTCGCCGAATCGGGCCTGACCTTCTTTGCGTCCAGCTCGTTCTCCAAGTCGTTCTCCCTGTACGGCGAGCGCGTAGGCGCCCTGTCGATCGTCAGCGAATCGAAGGAAGAAAGTGCTCGCGTGCTGTCCCAGGTCAAGCGCGTGATCCGCACCAACTACTCCAACCCGCCGACCCACGGCGCCAGCATCGTGGCCGCCGTGCTCAACAGCCCCGAGCTGCGGGCCCAGTGGGAAGCCGAGCTGGCGGAAATGCGCTTGCGGATCCGTGGCATGCGCAACCAGATGGTGGACATGCTGGCCAAGGCCGCGCCGCACCGGGATTTCAGCTTCGTCGCACGTCAGCGCGGGATGTTCTCCTACTCCGGCCTGACCGTTGAACAAGTGACGCGGCTGCGCAACGAGTTCGGCATCTACGCCCTGGACACCGGCCGCATCTGCGTAGCCGCGCTGAACCAGAACAACATCGATGCGGTGACCAAGGCGATTGTCCAGGTGATCTAA